Proteins found in one Cricetulus griseus strain 17A/GY chromosome X, alternate assembly CriGri-PICRH-1.0, whole genome shotgun sequence genomic segment:
- the LOC100767507 gene encoding transcription elongation factor A protein-like 3 isoform X2, which translates to MEELRGEKEGKLEKEGKAEDEVESEDEEKSDGEEKPDKKAKPAREGKLEEGAKQDEQGQPQDEGKSENQGKSEGEGKRQGEGKHDPQAKPASEARAAEKRPAEDYVPRKAKRKTDRGTDDSPKNSQEDLQDRHVSSEEMMRECADMTRAQEELRKRQKMGGFHWMPRDAQDALVPRGQRGVRGMRGGGRSQRGLHDIPYL; encoded by the coding sequence ATGGAAGAACTCCgcggagaaaaggaagggaagctggaaaaggagggaaaggcagaAGATGAAGTGGAGTCTGAAGATGAAGAAAAGTCAGACGGGGAAGAGAAGCCGGACAAGAAAGCAAAACCAGCACGCGAGGGGAAGCTAGAGGAGGGGGCAAAGCAGGATGAGCAGGGGCAACCACAAGATGAGGGGAAGTCAGAAAATCAGGGAAAGTCTGAAGGGGAGGGCAAGCGCCAAGGCGAGGGCAAGCATGATCCCCAGGCAAAGCCAGCCAGCGAGGCGCGCGCAGCAGAAAAGCGCCCTGCTGAAGATTATGTGCCCCGGAAAGCCAAACGAAAAACAGACAGGGGGACAGACGATTCTCCCAAGAACTCCCAGGAGGACTTACAGGACAGGCATGTAAGCAGTGAGGAGATGATGAGAGAGTGTGCAGATATGACAAGGGCTCAGGAAGAgctgaggaagagacagaaaatggGAGGTTTTCACTGGATGCCAAGAGATGCACAGGATGCGCTAGTCCCCAGGGGCCAACGGGGAGTCAGGGGAAtgaggggagggggcaggagccAGAGGGGCCTACATGACATCCCATACCTTTAA